From the Pyxidicoccus trucidator genome, one window contains:
- a CDS encoding queuosine precursor transporter, which yields MVLDRRLQLFVVLAGVFVTSLVVGDLIGVKLFEVKLGPIMAVMSIGMLPFPVTFLLTDILNEFYGKKAARFITWVGFFMAIFCFTVIAIAVQVPWAPLTRSPDWQGAVEGSFNNIFAGSQRILVASMIAYLVGQFCDIAIFNLLKRVTQNKMLWLRATGSTLVSQLIDTAVVQFVAWTGLLPTATILNIIFTSYTVKLLVAVGLTPFIYLGHAFVERKLGIKPIVLGADGEPLASPEQGVPVEAQSRAA from the coding sequence ATGGTCCTGGACAGGCGGCTTCAGCTCTTCGTGGTGCTGGCGGGGGTGTTCGTCACCTCGCTGGTGGTGGGCGACCTCATCGGCGTGAAGCTGTTCGAGGTGAAGCTCGGCCCCATCATGGCGGTGATGTCCATCGGCATGCTGCCGTTCCCGGTGACGTTCCTGCTCACGGACATCCTCAACGAGTTCTACGGGAAGAAGGCGGCCCGCTTCATCACCTGGGTCGGCTTCTTCATGGCCATCTTCTGCTTCACGGTGATTGCCATTGCCGTGCAGGTGCCGTGGGCGCCGCTCACGCGCTCTCCGGACTGGCAGGGCGCGGTGGAGGGCTCGTTCAACAACATCTTCGCCGGCTCGCAGCGCATCCTGGTCGCGTCGATGATTGCCTATCTCGTCGGCCAGTTCTGCGACATCGCCATCTTCAACCTGCTCAAGCGCGTCACGCAGAACAAGATGCTGTGGCTGCGCGCGACGGGCTCCACGCTGGTGTCGCAGCTCATCGACACGGCGGTGGTGCAGTTCGTGGCGTGGACGGGGCTGCTTCCCACCGCGACCATCCTCAACATCATCTTCACGTCGTACACGGTGAAGCTGCTGGTGGCGGTGGGCCTGACGCCCTTCATCTACCTGGGCCACGCCTTCGTGGAGCGCAAGCTGGGCATCAAGCCGATAGTGCTGGGCGCGGACGGCGAGCCCCTCGCGTCCCCCGAGCAGGGCGTGCCCGTCGAGGCCCAGTCCCGCGCCGCCTGA
- a CDS encoding dihydroneopterin aldolase — protein MTGEHPFHPLGGATSQGRPLDIIELRGLTVDCIVGVFNRERFTAQPLRLDVALFLDTRNAATGGRLANTVNYGRLAGELRFLLEACRFELLESAVEAVCRYVLAPPTEDAPHAQVHAATVRVTKPQALGGLVVPSLQIHRTAAEMEYRGEDKAFGRVDIIHEGAGYGVYRLRVKPGGAIPTHVHQQMEESELVLGPGLLLQGQSVERGMAFHWPRGFPHRYDNPTAIEQSVLCVDRPGFIPTDEVEAAVPPEGLAPATGVSYYPHEAPVAPGSPAERSP, from the coding sequence ATGACTGGAGAGCACCCCTTCCACCCGCTCGGAGGCGCAACCTCACAGGGCCGGCCGCTGGACATCATCGAGCTGCGGGGCCTCACGGTGGACTGCATCGTGGGCGTCTTCAACCGCGAGCGCTTCACGGCCCAGCCGCTGCGGCTGGATGTGGCCCTCTTCCTGGACACGCGGAACGCGGCGACGGGCGGACGGCTGGCGAACACGGTGAACTACGGCCGGCTGGCGGGCGAGCTGCGCTTCCTCCTGGAGGCGTGCCGCTTCGAGCTGCTGGAGTCCGCGGTGGAGGCGGTGTGCCGCTACGTGCTCGCGCCGCCCACGGAGGACGCGCCCCACGCCCAGGTACACGCGGCCACGGTGCGCGTCACGAAGCCACAGGCGCTGGGCGGGCTCGTGGTGCCGTCCCTGCAAATCCACCGCACGGCGGCGGAGATGGAGTACCGGGGCGAGGACAAGGCCTTCGGACGCGTGGACATCATCCACGAGGGCGCGGGCTATGGCGTCTACCGGCTGCGGGTGAAGCCGGGGGGGGCCATCCCCACGCACGTCCATCAGCAGATGGAGGAGAGCGAGCTGGTGCTGGGCCCCGGGTTGCTGCTGCAGGGGCAGTCGGTGGAGCGCGGCATGGCCTTCCACTGGCCGCGCGGCTTCCCGCACCGCTACGACAACCCGACGGCCATCGAGCAGTCGGTGCTGTGCGTGGACCGGCCGGGCTTCATCCCCACGGACGAGGTGGAGGCAGCGGTGCCTCCGGAGGGACTCGCGCCCGCCACGGGCGTGTCCTACTACCCGCACGAGGCGCCCGTGGCGCCGGGCTCGCCCGCGGAGCGGAGCCCGTGA
- a CDS encoding choice-of-anchor D domain-containing protein: MRRRSTVPLLVLLWLVVAACGGDGAARPVLPRWVAPEPTLDFGPVPALNERTVMLPLVNAGRAPLRVLAVTVREAESPFRVVSAPGEVAAQGEALVTLAFLPPREAPYTATLELRTDDPEQATAEVALRGEGRTAAVIDLEPEQLDFGRVAEASAAVRTFTVRSRGTAPLVLEDIGLTGGTPATFELVGSTRTPAVLDVGSEVSLTVRYTVPAGALPEAASGILRLRTTDPDYREVTLPLRGAVNRAPVPAVVAPEASAPGQDVVLDGTGSMDLDGDTPLTYQWVLRERPMGAQASITQSGAPATVLRLDPVVPGGYAVDLHVTDAAGARSLHPATARVVAVPAQRLWVQVSWDNGVTDLDLHVLRGVDAVLGAAPDDCHYANPRPDWGGPGPLDDPELLRDRLTGYGPEVFGYESPVSGTYRVAVVLARENGAVDPRSEATVRVYDRGVLRGEYRRTLARQGEVWTVADVQWPSGIVTEVP, encoded by the coding sequence GTGAGGCGTCGTTCCACCGTCCCACTGCTCGTGCTCCTCTGGCTCGTTGTCGCCGCATGTGGCGGGGACGGTGCCGCGCGCCCGGTGCTGCCCCGATGGGTGGCGCCGGAGCCGACGCTCGACTTCGGGCCGGTGCCCGCGCTGAACGAGCGCACGGTGATGCTGCCACTGGTGAACGCGGGCCGTGCTCCATTGCGAGTGCTGGCAGTCACGGTGCGCGAAGCGGAGTCACCCTTCCGCGTGGTCTCCGCACCGGGAGAGGTCGCCGCGCAGGGTGAGGCCCTCGTGACGCTGGCCTTCCTCCCACCGCGCGAGGCGCCCTACACCGCGACGCTGGAGCTGCGCACGGATGACCCGGAGCAAGCCACGGCGGAGGTTGCGCTCCGGGGCGAAGGCCGCACGGCGGCGGTCATCGATTTGGAGCCCGAGCAGCTCGACTTCGGCCGGGTGGCGGAGGCAAGCGCGGCGGTGCGGACCTTCACCGTGCGCTCACGGGGCACCGCGCCCCTGGTGTTGGAGGACATTGGGCTCACGGGCGGGACGCCCGCCACCTTCGAGCTCGTGGGCTCCACGCGAACGCCCGCGGTGCTGGACGTGGGAAGCGAAGTCTCGCTCACGGTGCGCTACACGGTGCCCGCGGGTGCGCTGCCCGAAGCCGCGAGCGGTATCCTGCGCCTGCGCACCACGGACCCTGACTACCGAGAGGTTACGCTTCCCTTGAGAGGCGCGGTGAATCGCGCGCCCGTGCCTGCCGTGGTCGCGCCCGAAGCGAGCGCGCCGGGGCAGGACGTGGTGCTCGACGGTACGGGCTCGATGGACCTGGATGGGGACACACCGCTCACGTACCAGTGGGTGCTGCGTGAGCGTCCCATGGGAGCGCAGGCGTCCATTACCCAGTCCGGGGCACCTGCCACGGTGCTGCGCCTGGACCCGGTGGTGCCGGGTGGGTACGCGGTGGACCTGCACGTCACGGATGCGGCCGGAGCGCGGAGTCTTCACCCCGCGACAGCGCGAGTGGTGGCGGTGCCAGCACAGCGGTTGTGGGTACAGGTGTCCTGGGACAATGGGGTGACGGACCTGGACCTGCACGTGCTGCGCGGAGTGGACGCGGTGCTGGGCGCCGCGCCCGACGACTGCCACTACGCGAACCCGCGTCCCGACTGGGGAGGGCCCGGCCCGCTGGATGACCCGGAGCTGCTGCGCGACCGGCTGACGGGCTACGGGCCCGAGGTGTTCGGCTACGAGAGCCCCGTGTCCGGCACGTACCGTGTCGCGGTGGTCCTGGCCCGGGAGAATGGTGCGGTGGACCCGCGCAGTGAGGCGACGGTGCGGGTGTACGACCGGGGCGTGCTGCGCGGGGAGTACCGCCGCACGCTGGCAAGGCAGGGTGAGGTGTGGACGGTGGCGGACGTGCAGTGGCCCTCGGGCATCGTCACGGAGGTGCCGTGA
- a CDS encoding class I SAM-dependent methyltransferase yields MFHRQGPTLRELAEQALTSVERGYDLLAPKFDYTPFRTPDPVLKAAVEQLGPPGSVGSALDVCCGTGAAMRFLRPLARERVAGFDLSQGMLEEAARRLSGAPGDARFDFVRGDALELPFDGEFDVVTSFGAFGHILEQDEPRLVRGIARALRPGGRFLFVTSHPPSKLHPGFWLAKGFNAAMRVRNALWKPPFVMYYLTFLVPRARALLEAEGFSVEVRDGVLPEPFTPLSTVIATRR; encoded by the coding sequence ATGTTCCACCGCCAAGGGCCCACCCTCCGGGAGCTGGCCGAGCAGGCCCTCACCTCCGTCGAGCGCGGATACGATTTGCTCGCGCCCAAGTTCGACTACACGCCCTTCCGCACCCCGGACCCGGTGCTCAAGGCCGCCGTCGAGCAGTTGGGGCCACCCGGCTCCGTCGGCAGCGCGCTCGACGTGTGCTGCGGCACCGGCGCCGCCATGCGCTTCCTGCGCCCCCTGGCGAGAGAGCGCGTCGCCGGGTTCGACCTGAGCCAGGGCATGCTGGAGGAGGCCGCGCGCCGCCTCTCCGGCGCTCCCGGCGACGCGCGCTTCGACTTCGTGCGCGGCGACGCGCTGGAGCTCCCGTTCGACGGGGAGTTCGACGTGGTCACCAGCTTCGGCGCCTTCGGCCACATCCTGGAGCAGGACGAGCCGCGCCTCGTTCGAGGCATCGCCCGCGCGCTGCGCCCCGGAGGCCGGTTCCTCTTCGTCACCTCGCACCCGCCGTCGAAGCTCCATCCGGGCTTCTGGCTGGCCAAGGGCTTCAACGCGGCCATGCGCGTGCGCAACGCGCTCTGGAAGCCGCCCTTCGTCATGTACTACCTGACGTTCCTGGTGCCTCGCGCCCGCGCGCTGCTCGAGGCGGAGGGCTTCAGCGTCGAGGTCCGGGACGGAGTCCTTCCCGAGCCGTTCACCCCGCTCAGCACCGTCATCGCCACGCGAAGGTGA
- a CDS encoding vWA domain-containing protein: MRRVAAVAFLALLSLSCRDERLVPSLPPGYHVDTYAQRSASAVDVLWVVDDSGSMAPRQEALARNFQAFISRFSEGRIDFRMGVATTDLFTRPGELVGEPRVLAPDTPELERAFGNSVRVGTQGSAYEAGLEAASRVLERQASENAPVLEARAACESGCASDACREGCAAVHRVDFLRPGAWLYLAFVTDEDDRSPHEVRAYWRAFEQAKGIGNDGTVVASAIIGDVPGNGCGAEPGTRYAELVALTGGELGSICDEDFADTLRTLATSAVGLRRTFALEQAPRADSLQVRVRYPCATAPESLRGCESVDRTACDGQPAEALDAVCTPARGGPDGWAYEPGRRVVFFAGDSVPGLGTRVELEYVEEDAS, from the coding sequence ATGCGCCGAGTCGCCGCGGTCGCCTTCCTGGCGCTCCTCTCCCTGTCCTGCCGTGACGAGCGGCTCGTGCCGTCGCTGCCCCCGGGCTACCACGTGGACACGTACGCCCAGCGCTCCGCCTCGGCCGTGGACGTGCTGTGGGTGGTGGACGATTCGGGCTCCATGGCGCCGCGTCAGGAGGCGCTGGCGCGCAACTTCCAGGCGTTCATCTCGCGGTTCTCCGAGGGGCGCATCGACTTCCGGATGGGCGTGGCGACGACGGACCTCTTCACGCGTCCGGGCGAGCTGGTGGGCGAGCCGCGAGTCCTCGCCCCCGATACACCGGAGCTGGAGCGCGCCTTCGGAAACAGCGTGAGGGTGGGGACGCAGGGCAGCGCCTACGAGGCGGGCCTGGAGGCGGCGAGCCGGGTGCTGGAGCGCCAGGCGTCGGAGAACGCGCCGGTGCTGGAGGCCCGCGCCGCGTGCGAGTCCGGCTGTGCCTCGGACGCGTGCCGTGAGGGCTGCGCGGCGGTGCATCGGGTCGACTTCCTGCGTCCGGGCGCCTGGCTGTACCTGGCCTTCGTGACGGACGAGGACGACCGCTCGCCGCACGAGGTACGCGCGTACTGGCGCGCCTTCGAGCAGGCGAAGGGGATTGGGAATGATGGGACGGTGGTGGCGTCGGCCATCATCGGAGACGTGCCGGGGAACGGGTGTGGCGCGGAGCCGGGGACGCGCTACGCGGAGCTGGTGGCGCTCACGGGCGGCGAGCTGGGCAGCATCTGCGACGAGGACTTCGCGGACACGCTGCGCACGCTGGCGACGAGCGCGGTGGGCCTGCGGCGCACCTTCGCGCTGGAGCAGGCGCCGAGGGCCGACTCGCTCCAGGTGCGCGTCCGCTACCCGTGTGCCACGGCACCGGAGTCCCTGCGCGGCTGCGAGTCCGTGGACCGCACGGCTTGCGATGGCCAGCCGGCGGAGGCGCTGGATGCGGTGTGTACTCCGGCGCGGGGTGGGCCGGACGGGTGGGCGTATGAGCCGGGGCGGCGCGTGGTCTTCTTCGCGGGCGACTCCGTCCCGGGGCTCGGCACGCGGGTGGAGCTGGAGTACGTGGAGGAGGACGCGTCGTGA
- a CDS encoding SDR family oxidoreductase, with protein MGTAFVTGAGIRIGSAVARALGHAGYDLALHANRSLESLGALAEELRALGRRVTLHSGDLSQPEAVDALGTQVREAWPALDVVVHNAGLYERVDFASISREQYRTMLAVNLDAPFFLTQALLPSLRAGKDPLVVHITDVGGERPVSHYAHYSVSKAGLIMLTRALAVELAPHVRVNAVSPGAVAFPEHYDAAAREAVLKRIPMGREGSVEDIARTIVFLAREAPYLTGQVIAVDGGRSAQL; from the coding sequence ATGGGGACCGCATTCGTTACAGGAGCCGGCATCCGCATCGGCAGCGCGGTGGCCCGGGCCCTCGGGCACGCCGGGTATGACCTGGCGCTCCATGCGAACCGCTCGCTCGAGTCACTCGGGGCGCTGGCGGAGGAGCTCCGGGCGCTCGGCCGCCGCGTCACCCTTCATTCCGGAGACCTGAGCCAGCCGGAGGCGGTGGACGCGCTGGGCACCCAGGTGCGCGAGGCCTGGCCCGCGCTGGACGTGGTGGTCCACAACGCCGGCCTCTACGAGCGCGTGGACTTCGCCTCCATCTCCCGCGAGCAATACCGCACCATGCTGGCGGTGAACCTGGACGCGCCCTTCTTCCTCACCCAGGCACTGCTGCCGTCCCTGCGCGCGGGGAAGGACCCATTGGTGGTGCACATCACCGACGTGGGCGGCGAGCGGCCGGTGAGCCACTACGCGCACTACTCGGTGAGCAAGGCGGGCCTCATCATGCTCACCCGCGCGCTGGCGGTGGAGCTGGCGCCGCACGTGCGCGTCAACGCCGTCTCGCCCGGAGCGGTGGCCTTCCCGGAGCACTACGACGCGGCGGCGCGCGAGGCGGTATTGAAGCGCATCCCCATGGGGCGCGAGGGCAGCGTGGAGGACATCGCACGCACCATCGTCTTCCTCGCCCGTGAGGCGCCGTACCTCACCGGCCAGGTCATCGCCGTGGATGGCGGCAGGAGCGCGCAGCTATGA
- a CDS encoding alpha/beta fold hydrolase, which produces MISTTDAETTGAGVQVREGSIRLRDGRRLAYVESGDLDGLPVFFIHGNPGSRYMRHPDDRLTHGLGVRLITPDRPGYGLSDYQPGRTLLDFPDDLEQLANALKVGRFALFGVSAGGPYVAACAWKLGARLTRAAIVSGASPLKRPGAMEGVNRDYRNAYSLAAWPEWLLHPMMAMHDRQVRANPERALAAVLAHASPDDRAVLADPLIGAQVQGWRREATRHGVAGMRREAHILASPWGVSLEEIRCEVDLWYWEGDSIVPTQMGQYLATRIPRAVPHFLSGGGHFSIYSHWRDILAPLVHQGV; this is translated from the coding sequence ATGATTTCCACCACGGACGCGGAGACGACGGGAGCGGGAGTGCAGGTGCGCGAGGGCTCCATCCGCCTGCGGGACGGGCGGCGGCTCGCGTACGTCGAGTCGGGAGACCTGGACGGGCTGCCGGTGTTCTTCATCCACGGCAACCCGGGCTCGCGCTACATGCGGCACCCGGATGACCGGCTCACGCATGGGCTGGGGGTGCGCCTCATCACCCCGGACCGGCCGGGGTATGGGCTGTCGGACTACCAGCCCGGGCGCACGCTGCTCGACTTCCCGGACGACCTGGAGCAGCTCGCCAACGCGCTGAAGGTGGGCCGCTTCGCCCTCTTCGGGGTGTCCGCGGGCGGGCCGTATGTCGCGGCCTGCGCGTGGAAGCTGGGGGCGCGGCTCACCCGCGCGGCCATCGTCTCCGGGGCGTCTCCGCTGAAGCGGCCGGGGGCCATGGAGGGCGTGAATCGGGACTACCGCAACGCGTACTCGCTGGCGGCGTGGCCGGAGTGGCTGCTGCACCCGATGATGGCCATGCATGACCGCCAGGTGCGCGCCAACCCGGAGCGCGCGCTGGCCGCGGTGCTGGCGCATGCGTCGCCGGATGACCGCGCCGTGCTGGCGGACCCGCTCATCGGCGCGCAGGTGCAGGGCTGGCGGCGCGAGGCCACGCGGCATGGCGTGGCGGGCATGCGGCGCGAGGCGCACATCCTCGCGTCACCGTGGGGCGTGTCGCTGGAGGAGATTCGCTGCGAGGTGGACCTCTGGTACTGGGAGGGGGACAGCATCGTCCCGACGCAGATGGGGCAGTACCTGGCCACGCGGATTCCGCGCGCCGTGCCCCACTTCCTCTCCGGCGGTGGGCACTTCTCCATCTACTCCCACTGGAGGGACATCCTCGCCCCGCTGGTGCACCAGGGCGTCTGA
- a CDS encoding MBL fold metallo-hydrolase: MRSLLAVLVVVPSVALAQLPDPAKATVTSAPVAGNVHMLTGAGGNIGVSVGPDGLLIVDDQFEVLAPKINKALDKLSKAKIAYVLNTHYHFDHTGGNAVFGREGRIIAQREVRTRLIAGVDMGAMGKIPPAKKEALPVITYDTGMSLYFNGEEIRLTHLPAGHTDGDTLVHFTGSNVLHMGDHFMVDGFPFIDLHGGGSVEGYLRNVEKVLQTLPQGAKIIPGHGPLSGREELERFVAAIRESVALVRTKREAGKTLAQVKAEGLPEKFKPWGAGYIKQDMWLETVFTSLEQGAKTATPGTP, from the coding sequence ATGCGAAGTCTCCTGGCTGTCCTGGTGGTCGTCCCCTCGGTGGCGCTGGCGCAGCTGCCCGACCCGGCGAAGGCAACCGTGACGAGCGCCCCCGTCGCCGGCAACGTGCACATGCTGACGGGCGCGGGTGGCAACATCGGCGTGTCGGTGGGCCCGGACGGCCTGCTCATCGTCGACGACCAGTTCGAGGTGCTGGCGCCGAAAATCAACAAGGCGTTGGACAAGCTGAGCAAGGCGAAGATTGCCTACGTGCTGAACACGCACTACCACTTCGACCACACGGGCGGTAACGCCGTGTTCGGACGCGAGGGCCGCATCATCGCGCAGCGCGAGGTGCGCACGCGACTGATTGCGGGCGTGGACATGGGCGCGATGGGCAAGATTCCTCCCGCGAAGAAGGAGGCGCTGCCGGTCATCACCTACGACACGGGCATGTCCCTCTACTTCAACGGCGAGGAGATTCGCCTGACGCACCTGCCGGCGGGCCACACGGATGGCGACACGCTGGTGCACTTCACGGGCTCCAACGTGCTGCACATGGGTGACCACTTCATGGTGGACGGGTTCCCGTTCATCGACCTGCACGGCGGCGGCTCGGTGGAGGGCTACCTGCGCAACGTCGAGAAGGTGCTCCAGACGCTGCCCCAGGGCGCGAAGATCATCCCGGGCCACGGGCCGCTTTCGGGTCGCGAGGAACTGGAGCGCTTCGTGGCGGCGATTCGCGAGTCCGTGGCGCTGGTGCGCACGAAGCGCGAGGCCGGCAAGACGCTTGCGCAGGTGAAGGCGGAGGGCCTGCCGGAGAAGTTCAAGCCCTGGGGCGCCGGCTACATCAAGCAGGACATGTGGCTGGAGACGGTGTTCACCAGCCTGGAGCAGGGCGCGAAGACGGCGACCCCGGGCACGCCGTAG
- a CDS encoding IPT/TIG domain-containing protein translates to MSHGFGVLCPRCLVLLSLLSVLAACGDTPRPPGATPDAGLLDAGLGHDDAGTDAGTQGDAGTLQPPTLLSSLPARGESGGGTWVRLTGSGFLQGVATTPSEAARRTVLKVGEREVRDFQLIDDTSLDLRTPPGAPGPTSITLENPRGTARCEACFTWFESFDLRDLTPATGARSGGNTVTLVGTGFPSAPGLQVLFGGVASPAVTRVSSTELRVLVPRAHNAGVVDVRVHGQGSGGVLRRAYRYIEDTRITDLAPLTGPQSGGTSVVLTGQGFEGATAVLFGATPASLLQVDSPAQLTAAVPSGPSAGAVDVTVITPRGTWTVRNGFTYEDPRATFTLHGVFPRVGTRADGTVTLTGSGLDTPGLAVAFGGTPVPLVSVTSTTATVTVPAQAALPRLVTVSAMSGAATSSLPNGYTFRLSLSQVTPVAGPSGTRVTVEGTFIPPDAVVRVGALQATAVTVLTEDRLSFTTPPGGAGAHALHVFSASDPENEVLLPAAFAYEAPLTLAQVEPARGAIAGGTRVTLRGAGFSEGTTVTFGGEPATDVQVLDIHTLTCRTPSSRMQAPVEVAVTHAATRTALPEVFTYFDPRGPGGLSGGPLTGTLNVTVLDTSSGAYGQPVPGARVMLGTDAATPLEGLTDARGQLTLSDTRMVGAQVATVFKQDYDVVTVAGIRAENLTVYLRQLASNGNPGNPPEPPRAAITGRVRGFKPPRPLGPGEVLEVRVFVAQPSPTSGPPFAGPGDRRADTWRVREEGGSYRVHTQPGVRAVYAVLGVLKDEADFEPYLLGVRRGIAASATRVAEGHDVVLDMHLDVAAPLTVDGPVIVAGQPALHQVYAWLDLGAEGLVPHPHNWGTGTRFFSLIEGTGPLLTFPGLPRLDGASLLFLDLLRGSTTYPQSLLYHRQPGDPGDGVTLGPMLPLPVFTEPASGSRFSGAVAWSLGATASVSDVQQLTLVALGAGTGIRWTAILPGGETRVTLPAPALEVLRAGLPEDTRLRAELSMARVPRFEYSQWTLETLSPAAWTAYVLGRSEVYDP, encoded by the coding sequence ATGAGCCACGGCTTCGGAGTCCTGTGCCCCAGGTGCTTGGTGCTGCTGTCCCTCCTGTCCGTGCTCGCGGCCTGCGGCGACACCCCACGTCCGCCCGGAGCCACGCCTGACGCGGGGCTCCTCGACGCGGGGCTGGGGCACGACGACGCGGGCACGGACGCAGGCACCCAGGGAGACGCCGGAACGCTCCAGCCTCCGACCCTCCTCTCCTCACTCCCTGCGAGGGGAGAGAGTGGCGGAGGAACCTGGGTAAGGCTGACCGGCAGCGGCTTCCTCCAGGGAGTGGCGACAACCCCGTCTGAGGCCGCCCGGCGCACCGTGCTGAAGGTGGGCGAGCGCGAGGTGCGGGACTTCCAGCTCATCGACGACACCTCGCTGGACCTGCGCACGCCACCGGGAGCCCCCGGCCCCACGAGCATCACGCTGGAGAACCCGAGAGGCACCGCCCGCTGCGAAGCCTGCTTCACCTGGTTCGAGTCCTTCGACCTGCGCGACCTCACCCCCGCCACAGGCGCGCGCTCCGGAGGCAACACGGTGACGCTGGTGGGCACGGGCTTCCCGTCCGCTCCAGGGCTCCAGGTACTCTTCGGCGGAGTGGCAAGCCCCGCTGTCACACGGGTCTCCTCCACCGAGCTCCGAGTCCTCGTCCCCCGTGCTCACAACGCGGGCGTCGTGGACGTACGGGTCCACGGGCAGGGAAGCGGAGGTGTGCTGCGGCGCGCGTACCGCTACATCGAGGACACGCGAATCACAGACCTCGCGCCGCTCACCGGTCCCCAATCAGGCGGCACGAGCGTGGTGCTCACCGGGCAGGGCTTCGAGGGCGCCACCGCGGTCCTCTTCGGAGCCACACCCGCGTCCCTGCTTCAGGTGGACTCCCCAGCTCAGCTCACGGCGGCCGTGCCGTCAGGCCCGAGCGCGGGCGCCGTGGACGTGACGGTCATCACCCCACGGGGCACGTGGACGGTGCGCAATGGCTTCACCTACGAGGACCCTCGAGCCACCTTCACGCTCCACGGAGTCTTCCCACGCGTGGGCACGAGGGCGGACGGCACGGTGACACTCACGGGGAGCGGGCTCGACACGCCCGGACTCGCGGTCGCCTTCGGTGGAACGCCCGTTCCGCTCGTCAGCGTCACCTCGACCACGGCCACCGTCACCGTACCCGCGCAAGCCGCCCTGCCACGCCTCGTCACCGTGAGCGCCATGTCGGGCGCGGCGACTTCCAGCCTTCCGAACGGCTACACCTTCCGCCTCTCCCTCTCCCAGGTGACACCAGTGGCGGGCCCCTCCGGGACGCGGGTGACGGTGGAAGGAACGTTCATTCCACCCGACGCGGTGGTGCGGGTGGGGGCGCTCCAAGCCACGGCCGTGACGGTGCTCACCGAGGACCGGCTGAGCTTCACGACGCCCCCAGGGGGGGCAGGCGCGCACGCCCTCCACGTCTTCTCCGCGAGCGACCCGGAGAACGAAGTCCTCCTGCCGGCCGCCTTTGCCTACGAGGCACCCCTCACCCTCGCCCAGGTGGAACCCGCGCGAGGCGCCATCGCCGGAGGCACCCGGGTGACGTTGCGTGGCGCGGGCTTCAGTGAAGGCACCACCGTCACCTTCGGAGGCGAGCCCGCGACGGACGTGCAGGTCCTGGACATCCACACGCTGACCTGCCGCACCCCGTCCTCACGCATGCAGGCGCCCGTGGAGGTGGCCGTCACGCACGCAGCCACGCGCACCGCACTGCCCGAAGTCTTCACGTACTTCGACCCCAGGGGCCCGGGAGGACTCTCCGGCGGGCCGCTCACGGGGACGCTGAATGTCACGGTGCTCGACACCTCGTCCGGCGCGTATGGCCAGCCGGTGCCGGGCGCACGGGTGATGCTCGGCACGGACGCGGCGACACCGCTCGAGGGGCTCACGGATGCGCGGGGGCAGCTCACGCTCTCGGACACGCGGATGGTGGGCGCGCAGGTGGCCACGGTCTTCAAGCAGGACTACGACGTGGTGACGGTGGCGGGCATCCGCGCGGAGAACCTGACGGTGTACCTGCGCCAGCTCGCGAGCAACGGCAACCCCGGCAACCCGCCCGAGCCTCCCCGGGCCGCCATCACCGGCCGCGTGCGCGGCTTCAAGCCGCCAAGGCCCCTCGGTCCGGGCGAGGTGCTGGAGGTCCGCGTCTTCGTAGCGCAGCCGAGCCCGACTTCGGGCCCTCCCTTCGCGGGGCCCGGAGACCGGCGCGCGGACACCTGGCGAGTGCGCGAGGAGGGCGGCTCCTACCGGGTCCACACGCAGCCCGGAGTGCGCGCGGTGTACGCCGTGCTCGGCGTGCTGAAGGACGAGGCGGACTTCGAGCCCTACCTGCTGGGCGTGCGCCGGGGCATCGCGGCCTCGGCCACACGAGTCGCCGAGGGACACGACGTGGTGCTCGACATGCACCTGGACGTCGCGGCCCCGCTCACCGTGGACGGCCCGGTCATCGTGGCGGGCCAGCCCGCGCTGCACCAGGTCTACGCCTGGCTGGACCTGGGCGCGGAGGGGCTGGTGCCGCACCCGCACAACTGGGGCACGGGCACGCGCTTCTTCTCCCTCATCGAAGGCACGGGGCCCCTGCTCACCTTCCCCGGCCTGCCACGGCTGGACGGTGCAAGCCTTCTGTTCCTCGACCTGCTGCGAGGCAGCACTACGTATCCGCAGAGCCTGCTCTACCACCGCCAGCCGGGAGACCCCGGTGACGGCGTGACGCTCGGCCCCATGTTGCCGCTGCCCGTCTTCACCGAGCCCGCGTCGGGAAGCCGCTTCTCCGGCGCGGTGGCCTGGAGCCTGGGAGCCACCGCCTCCGTGTCGGACGTGCAGCAGCTCACCCTCGTCGCGCTGGGCGCGGGGACGGGCATCCGCTGGACGGCCATCCTCCCCGGAGGAGAGACGCGGGTGACGCTGCCGGCCCCCGCGCTGGAGGTGCTACGCGCCGGGCTGCCCGAGGACACGCGCCTGCGCGCCGAGCTGTCCATGGCGCGAGTGCCCCGCTTCGAGTACTCGCAGTGGACGCTGGAAACGCTGTCGCCCGCGGCGTGGACGGCCTACGTGCTGGGCCGCTCGGAGGTCTACGACCCGTGA